In Electrophorus electricus isolate fEleEle1 chromosome 14, fEleEle1.pri, whole genome shotgun sequence, a single window of DNA contains:
- the pmp22b gene encoding peripheral myelin protein 22b, whose protein sequence is MLILLCGIVFLHVAVLALLFVSTIVSAWTVSTTSSSDLWYNCSTNGAYNCQPGSTGVWIQAVQAVMILSIIFSFLSLILFFCQLFTLQKGGRFFLTGAFQIFASLFVMSGAIIYTVMSPEWVPPSESFGFAYILAWVAFPLALISGLIYVILRKRE, encoded by the exons ATGCTGATTCTTCTCTGTGGAATCGTCTTTCTGCATGTCGCGGTTCTAGCGCTGCTCTTCGTGTCAACCATTGTCAGT GCTTGGACAGTAAGCACCACGAGTAGCTCAGACCTTTGGTATAACTGCTCAACTAATGGAGCATACAACTGCCAGCCCGGGAGCACCGGAG tgtggaTTCAAGCGGTCCAGGCGGTCATGATCCTGTCAATCATCTTCAGCTTTCTGTCGCTCATCCTGTTTTTCTGCCAGCTCTTCACACTGCAAAAGGGTGGCCGCTTCTTCCTCACTGGAGCCTTCCAGATCTTTGCCA GTCTTTTTGTAATGAGCGGGGCAATCATCTATACAGTGATGAGTCCTGAGTGGGTGCCCCCGAGCGAGTCCTTCGGTTTTGCCTACATCCTGGCTTGGGTGGCATTTCCTCTGGCGCTCATCAGCGGGCTAATCTATGTCATCTTGAGGAAACGGGAATGA
- the LOC118242428 gene encoding nucleophosmin-like — protein MWLMKECLCGRPALLWILVKNSVQPDDDDDDDDDDDDDDDEDDYYSHLFLSWTPVLCVDVGIYRAPTSDSSHKSSLHGRVTTCWQRPSSPAADDLKEMKTWSSSPQQNNRMLT, from the exons atgtggTTGAT gAAGGAGTGTCTTTGTGGGAGGCCTGCTCTTCTCTGGATCttggtaaagaacagtgttcaACCA gacgatgacgatgatgatgacgatgacgatgatgatgatgatgacgaggATGATTATTATTCCCACCTATTTCTCA GCTGGACCCCAGTACTGTGTGTTGACGTGGGCatatacagagcaccaacctcTGATTCATCACACAAATCTTCTCTCCATGGCAGAGTGACCACATGCTGGCAGAGACCTTCCAGCCCAG CTGCTGATGATCTGAAGGAGATGAAAACATGGAGTTCCTCACCACAACAGAATAATAGAATGCTGACTTAG
- the tekt3 gene encoding tektin-3, whose translation MELIGSTQTATYIRPKTSNFLPAISTMASSYRNFQPALTTSQNANLPWRTNTYYRSGSVIPSIMSTAQRDNLELSRAKTMFYPSNRTALSTRYMPDDWHKSNQSNFRESESSRNSAERLRRDTIRLIQDREQLTRRTQENTSRNLGERLNDISFWRAELHHEIDNMVTEIATLTEVKRRLERALAETEGPLQVSQECLFHREKRMAIDLVHDDVEKDLIKEVEVIKSCQERMRRNLDKAVAQLASNRAAQHELERDLSDKVTAQRIDDRCHQMRNTTDGISYYRGIERMEPSLSLPDSWSKFTDDNVLHSQSERLVSHKLRDEIEVLLNTTSNEMWNQFNTVNVAFTNRISETAEAKNSLQTHLAKTLQEIFQTEMLIEALKKALRDKENPLKVAQTRLEERTRRPNIELCRDNPYHRLVSEVREIEDTIHKLRERLMEAENTLQNLVKTKVTLEHDISVKANSLFLDQERCMSMRKTFPSTPRLVGYT comes from the exons ATGGAGCTGATTGGATCCACACAGACGGCCACATACATACGGCCCAAGACCAGTAACTTCCTGCCAGCCATCTCCACAATGGCATCCAGCTACAGAAACTTCCAGCCTGCCCTGACCACCAGTCAGAATGCCAACCTGCCCTGGAGGACAAATACCTATTACAGGAGTGGAAGTGTTATACCCTCAATAATGTCCACTGCACAAAGGGACAACTTAGAACTGAGTCGAGCCAAGACTATGTTCTACCCATCTAACAGAACAGCACTGAGCACCCGCTACATGCCAGATGACTGGCACAAGTCCAATCAGAGCAACTTCCGTGAGTCCGAGTCATCCAGGAACAGTGCAGAGAGGTTGCGTAGAGACACAATCCGATTGATCCAGGACCGGGAGCAGTTGACGCGCAGAACACAGGAGAACACCAGCAGGAACCTGGGAGAGAGGCTCAATGACATCAGTTTTTGGAGGGCTGAGCTGCACCACGAGATTGATAACATGGTCACGGAGATTGCAACACTAACTGAGGTGAAGAGGAGACTGGAGAGAGCCCTCGCTGAGACCGAGGGACCACTACAG GTGTCTCAAGAATGTTTGTTTCATCGAGAGAAAAGGATGGCCATTGATCTGGTGCATGATGATGTAGAAAAAGACCTGATTAAG GAGGTGGAGGTGATAAAGTCATGTCAGGAGAGAATGCGGAGAAACCTGGACAAAGCCGTCGCACAACTGGC GTCAAATCGAGCAGCACAGCATGAGCTGGAAAGAGATTTGAGTGATAAAGTGACAGCACAGCGCATAGATGACAGGTGTCATCAAATGCGAAACACAACAGACGGTATCAGCTACTACAGAGGCATAGAGCGAATGGAGCCCTC CCTGAGTCTGCCTGATTCCTGGTCAAAGTTCACCGACGACAACGTCCTGCACTCTCAGAGCGAGCGTTTGGTGTCGCACAAGCTCCGTGATGAGATTGAGGTGCTGCTCAACACCACCTCCAATGAGATGTGGAACCAGTTCAACACCGTCAACGTTGCCTTTACCAACCGCATTTCTGAGACTGCCGAAGCCAAAAACAGTCTGCAGACCCACTTGGCCAAG ACCCTTCAGGAGATCTTCCAGACTGAGATGCTCATTGAAGCCCTGAAAAAGGCACTTCGAGATAAGGAGAACCCTCTTAAAGTAGCCCAGACACGCCTGGAAGAGAGAACCCGCCGACCCAACATCGAACTCTGCAGAGACAATCCATATCATAG gTTGGTTAGTGAGGTGAGAGAGATCGAAGACACGATTCacaagctgagagagagactgatggaGGCAGAAAACACCCTGCAAAACCTGGTGAAGACTAAAGTAACTTTGGAGCATGACATCTCTGTCAAGGCTAACTCCCTGTTCCTGGATCAGGAGCGGTGCATGAGCATGAGAAAGACCTTCCCCAGTACCCCACGTCTGGTGGGCTATACTTAG